One stretch of Eupeodes corollae chromosome 2, idEupCoro1.1, whole genome shotgun sequence DNA includes these proteins:
- the LOC129944646 gene encoding uncharacterized protein LOC129944646 isoform X4: MGRVMIKRTVLAIALVVNSVFVDAGPYGSYGGGGAAASASASSAASASSFGGGGGGYGGGGGCNGGSGCGDGGGGSGGGGNPFLGGGAGLSMGLKKDISFGVGGKGGLLGTGLFNGGAGGGGFLGGGGLLGTGLLKGGGAGSNGGCGGPGSGCGGGGGGAGGGAGGGAGGAGGAGFGGAGGHGGLGGGAGGGYGGGAGGAGGGYGGGAGGAGGAGGFGGHGGFGGGAGGAGAGGAGGGAGGAGGGAGGAGAGGAGGGAGGSHGGGHGGYGGGAGGAGGGHGGYGGGAGGAGGAGAGGAGGAGGAGAGGAGGAGSAGGYGGHGGGAGGAGGTGAGGAGGGAGGAGGAGAGGAGGAGGAGGGHGGYGGGAGGAGGSGAGGAGGGAGGAGAGGYGGGAGGYGGGYGGGAGGGAGGGAGGGAGGGKGGNNNPDNLFLTKPGSIAQLYTPPSTGNCNKPGGCGAGPSSGSGSPFGNGLASANADASASAHANAISGAGFPSGRPGGGKHGGGGFPSGGPHGGGFPSGGPHGGGFPSGGPSPGCGGGGCGGGNGGSGCRGGSCGGGGGGSSPCSTGNCGGAPGGGSPHGGGGSPGGGGNGGPIWGSRPNGGGGGGGGAPGGGGFGGSGAGAFSSANAQSSSFAGSGGFGGGSPGGGGYGGGPGGGYGGGGNNGRGGGGGGCGGGGGGCGGGGGGNGGGGHNGGGGCSTGTCGGGGGGGGPGGSGGYGAFAGASASASASAKSHSYGK; the protein is encoded by the exons ATGGGAAGAGTGATGATCAAAAGAACTGTGCTTGCTATAGCCCTTGTGGTGAATAGCGTATTTG tgGACGCAGGTCCTTATGGCTCTTACGGTGGAGGTGGAGCAGCAGCGAGTGCAAGCGCCAGCTCGGCAGCATCGGCAAGCAGCTttggcggcggcggcggaggATATGGTGGAGGAGGTGGATGTAATGGAGGAAGCGGTTGTGGAGATGGTGGAGGAGGAAGTGGTGGCGGTGGAAATCCATTCCTCGGTGGAGGAGCTGGACTCTCTATGGGATTGAAAAAGGATATAAGCTTCGGAGTAGGTGGAAAAGGTGGTTTACTTGGAACTGGTTTATTCAATGGTGGAGCTGGTGGTGGTGGCTTCCTTGGAGGCGGTGGACTTCTTGGTACAGGCTTACTTAAAGGTGGGGGAGCTGGATCCAATGGCGGATGCGGTGGACCTGGTAGTGGATGTGGTGGTGGAGGTGGTGGTGCTGGTGGCGGTGCTGGTGGCGGTGCCGGTGGTGCTGGAGGAGCAGGATTTGGTGGTGCAGGAGGTCATGGAGGCCTAGGTGGTGGTGCCGGAGGTGGATACGGAGGAGGAGCTGGTGGTGCTGGAGGTGGATATGGAGGAG GTGCAGGAGGTGCCGGTGGAGCTGGTGGATTTGGTGGACATGGAGGCTTCGGAGGTGGAGCAGGTGGTGCAGGTGCTGGTGGAGCTGGAGGCGGTGCTGGTGGAGCTGGAGGCGGTGCAGGAGGTGCTGGTGCAGGAGGTGCTGGTGGTGGTGCCGGAGGTAGTCACGGAGGTGGCCATGGAGGTTACGGTGGAGGAGCCGGTGGTGCAGGAGGAGGTCACGGAGGTTATGGTGGAGGCGCTGGTGGAGCAGGAGGTGCTGGAGCTGGTGGTGCAGGAGGAGCTGGTGGAGCTGGAGCTGGTGGAGCAGGAGGTGCTGGCTCAGCGGGAGGTTATGGTGGTCATGGAGGAGGCGCTGGTGGAGCAGGAGGCACCGGAGCTGGTGGTGCAGGTGGTGGTGCAGGAGGAGCTGGTGGTGCTGGAGCTGGTGGTGCAGGTGGCGCTGGAGGTGCTGGAGGTGGTCACGGAGGTTATGGAGGAGGCGCTGGTGGAGCCGGAGGCTCAGGTGCTGGTGGCGCTGGAGGTGGTGCAGGAGGTGCCGGGGCTGGTGGATATGGAGGAGGTGCTGGAGGTTATGGAGGAGGTTACGGAGGTGGCGCTGGAGGTGGAGCCGGTGGTGGTGCTGGTGGTGGTGCAGGCGGAGGTAAAGGTGGTAACAATAATCCAGACAACTTATTCTTAACTAAACCAGGTAGCATTGCCCAACTTTATACTCCTCCGTCGACTGGAAATTGCAACAAGCCAGGTGGTTGTGGTGCTGGGCCCTCTTCAGGTTCAGGTAGTCCCTTTGGAAATGGACTAGCTAGTGCTAATGCTGATGCATCTGCATCTGCCCATGCTAATGCCATATCTGGAGCCGGTTTTCCAAGTGGAAGACCTGGTGGTGGAAAGCATGGAGGCGGTGGTTTTCCAAGTGGAGGACCACATGGCGGTGGATTCCCGAGCGGTGGACCACATGGTGGAGGTTTTCCAAGTGGTGGTCCATCACCTGGTTGCGGCGGAGGAGGTTGTGGCGGAGGAAACGGTGGTTCTGGATGCCGAGGTGGATCATGCGGTGGTGGAGGTGGTGGCTCGTCACCGTGCTCAACTGGAAATTGTGGTGGCGCCCCTGGTGGAGGTTCCCCTCATGGTGGTGGTGGATCTCCTGGAGGTGGTGGTAACGGTGGACCAATTTGGGGAAGTAGACCGAATGGTGGAGGTGGTGGCGGAGGAGGTGCTCCGGGTGGTGGAGGATTTGGTGGATCTGGAGCCGGTGCATTCAGTAGCGCAAATGCTCAGAGCTCGAGCTTTGCTGGAAGTGGCGGATTTGGGGGAGGAAGCCCTGGTGGTGGTGGTTATGGAGGAGGCCCAGGAGGTGGATACGGAGGTGGCGGAAACAATGGTCGTGGAGGAGGCGGTGGTGGATGTGGAGGAGGTGGTGGTGGATGCGGAGGAGGAGGAGGTGGTAACGGCGGTGGTGGCCACAATGGCGGTGGAGGCTGCAGTACTGGAACCTGTGGAGGAGGCGGTGGCGGTGGAGGTCCCGGTGGATCAGGTGGTTATGGAGCATTTGCTGGGGCTTCTGCTTCTGCATCGGCTTCTGCTAAAAGTCATAGTTAtggaaaataa
- the LOC129944646 gene encoding uncharacterized protein LOC129944646 isoform X5, whose amino-acid sequence MGRVMIKRTVLAIALVVNSVFVDAGPYGSYGGGGAAASASASSAASASSFGGGGGGYGGGGGCNGGSGCGDGGGGSGGGGNPFLGGGAGLSMGLKKDISFGVGGKGGLLGTGLFNGGAGGGGFLGGGGLLGTGLLKGGGAGSNGGCGGPGSGCGGGGGGAGGGAGGGAGGAGGAGFGGAGGHGGLGGGAGGGYGGGAGGAGGAGGAGGAGGFGGHGGFGGGAGGAGAGGAGGGAGGAGGGAGGAGAGGAGGGAGGSHGGGHGGYGGGAGGAGGGHGGYGGGAGGAGGAGAGGAGGAGGAGAGGAGGAGSAGGYGGHGGGAGGAGGTGAGGAGGGAGGAGGAGAGGAGGAGGAGGGHGGYGGGAGGAGGSGAGGAGGGAGGAGAGGYGGGAGGYGGGYGGGAGGGAGGGAGGGAGGGKGGNNNPDNLFLTKPGSIAQLYTPPSTGNCNKPGGCGAGPSSGSGSPFGNGLASANADASASAHANAISGAGFPSGRPGGGKHGGGGFPSGGPHGGGFPSGGPHGGGFPSGGPSPGCGGGGCGGGNGGSGCRGGSCGGGGGGSSPCSTGNCGGAPGGGSPHGGGGSPGGGGNGGPIWGSRPNGGGGGGGGAPGGGGFGGSGAGAFSSANAQSSSFAGSGGFGGGSPGGGGYGGGPGGGYGGGGNNGRGGGGGGCGGGGGGCGGGGGGNGGGGHNGGGGCSTGTCGGGGGGGGPGGSGGYGAFAGASASASASAKSHSYGK is encoded by the exons ATGGGAAGAGTGATGATCAAAAGAACTGTGCTTGCTATAGCCCTTGTGGTGAATAGCGTATTTG tgGACGCAGGTCCTTATGGCTCTTACGGTGGAGGTGGAGCAGCAGCGAGTGCAAGCGCCAGCTCGGCAGCATCGGCAAGCAGCTttggcggcggcggcggaggATATGGTGGAGGAGGTGGATGTAATGGAGGAAGCGGTTGTGGAGATGGTGGAGGAGGAAGTGGTGGCGGTGGAAATCCATTCCTCGGTGGAGGAGCTGGACTCTCTATGGGATTGAAAAAGGATATAAGCTTCGGAGTAGGTGGAAAAGGTGGTTTACTTGGAACTGGTTTATTCAATGGTGGAGCTGGTGGTGGTGGCTTCCTTGGAGGCGGTGGACTTCTTGGTACAGGCTTACTTAAAGGTGGGGGAGCTGGATCCAATGGCGGATGCGGTGGACCTGGTAGTGGATGTGGTGGTGGAGGTGGTGGTGCTGGTGGCGGTGCTGGTGGCGGTGCCGGTGGTGCTGGAGGAGCAGGATTTGGTGGTGCAGGAGGTCATGGAGGCCTAGGTGGTGGTGCCGGAGGTGGATACGGAGGAGGAGCTGGTGGTGCTGGAG GTGCAGGAGGTGCCGGTGGAGCTGGTGGATTTGGTGGACATGGAGGCTTCGGAGGTGGAGCAGGTGGTGCAGGTGCTGGTGGAGCTGGAGGCGGTGCTGGTGGAGCTGGAGGCGGTGCAGGAGGTGCTGGTGCAGGAGGTGCTGGTGGTGGTGCCGGAGGTAGTCACGGAGGTGGCCATGGAGGTTACGGTGGAGGAGCCGGTGGTGCAGGAGGAGGTCACGGAGGTTATGGTGGAGGCGCTGGTGGAGCAGGAGGTGCTGGAGCTGGTGGTGCAGGAGGAGCTGGTGGAGCTGGAGCTGGTGGAGCAGGAGGTGCTGGCTCAGCGGGAGGTTATGGTGGTCATGGAGGAGGCGCTGGTGGAGCAGGAGGCACCGGAGCTGGTGGTGCAGGTGGTGGTGCAGGAGGAGCTGGTGGTGCTGGAGCTGGTGGTGCAGGTGGCGCTGGAGGTGCTGGAGGTGGTCACGGAGGTTATGGAGGAGGCGCTGGTGGAGCCGGAGGCTCAGGTGCTGGTGGCGCTGGAGGTGGTGCAGGAGGTGCCGGGGCTGGTGGATATGGAGGAGGTGCTGGAGGTTATGGAGGAGGTTACGGAGGTGGCGCTGGAGGTGGAGCCGGTGGTGGTGCTGGTGGTGGTGCAGGCGGAGGTAAAGGTGGTAACAATAATCCAGACAACTTATTCTTAACTAAACCAGGTAGCATTGCCCAACTTTATACTCCTCCGTCGACTGGAAATTGCAACAAGCCAGGTGGTTGTGGTGCTGGGCCCTCTTCAGGTTCAGGTAGTCCCTTTGGAAATGGACTAGCTAGTGCTAATGCTGATGCATCTGCATCTGCCCATGCTAATGCCATATCTGGAGCCGGTTTTCCAAGTGGAAGACCTGGTGGTGGAAAGCATGGAGGCGGTGGTTTTCCAAGTGGAGGACCACATGGCGGTGGATTCCCGAGCGGTGGACCACATGGTGGAGGTTTTCCAAGTGGTGGTCCATCACCTGGTTGCGGCGGAGGAGGTTGTGGCGGAGGAAACGGTGGTTCTGGATGCCGAGGTGGATCATGCGGTGGTGGAGGTGGTGGCTCGTCACCGTGCTCAACTGGAAATTGTGGTGGCGCCCCTGGTGGAGGTTCCCCTCATGGTGGTGGTGGATCTCCTGGAGGTGGTGGTAACGGTGGACCAATTTGGGGAAGTAGACCGAATGGTGGAGGTGGTGGCGGAGGAGGTGCTCCGGGTGGTGGAGGATTTGGTGGATCTGGAGCCGGTGCATTCAGTAGCGCAAATGCTCAGAGCTCGAGCTTTGCTGGAAGTGGCGGATTTGGGGGAGGAAGCCCTGGTGGTGGTGGTTATGGAGGAGGCCCAGGAGGTGGATACGGAGGTGGCGGAAACAATGGTCGTGGAGGAGGCGGTGGTGGATGTGGAGGAGGTGGTGGTGGATGCGGAGGAGGAGGAGGTGGTAACGGCGGTGGTGGCCACAATGGCGGTGGAGGCTGCAGTACTGGAACCTGTGGAGGAGGCGGTGGCGGTGGAGGTCCCGGTGGATCAGGTGGTTATGGAGCATTTGCTGGGGCTTCTGCTTCTGCATCGGCTTCTGCTAAAAGTCATAGTTAtggaaaataa
- the LOC129944646 gene encoding uncharacterized protein LOC129944646 isoform X7, which translates to MGRVMIKRTVLAIALVVNSVFVDAGPYGSYGGGGAAASASASSAASASSFGGGGGGYGGGGGCNGGSGCGDGGGGSGGGGNPFLGGGAGLSMGLKKDISFGVGGKGGLLGTGLFNGGAGGGGFLGGGGLLGTGLLKGGGAGSNGGCGGPGSGCGGGGGGAGGGAGGGAGGAGGAGFGGAGGHGGLGGGAGGGYGGGAGGAGGGYGGGAGGAGGAGGFGGHGGFGGGAGGAGAGGAGGGAGGAGGGAGGSHGGGHGGYGGGAGGAGGGHGGYGGGAGGAGGAGAGGAGGAGGAGAGGAGGAGSAGGYGGHGGGAGGAGGTGAGGAGGGAGGAGGAGAGGAGGAGGAGGGHGGYGGGAGGAGGSGAGGAGGGAGGAGAGGYGGGAGGYGGGYGGGAGGGAGGGAGGGAGGGKGGNNNPDNLFLTKPGSIAQLYTPPSTGNCNKPGGCGAGPSSGSGSPFGNGLASANADASASAHANAISGAGFPSGRPGGGKHGGGGFPSGGPHGGGFPSGGPHGGGFPSGGPSPGCGGGGCGGGNGGSGCRGGSCGGGGGGSSPCSTGNCGGAPGGGSPHGGGGSPGGGGNGGPIWGSRPNGGGGGGGGAPGGGGFGGSGAGAFSSANAQSSSFAGSGGFGGGSPGGGGYGGGPGGGYGGGGNNGRGGGGGGCGGGGGGCGGGGGGNGGGGHNGGGGCSTGTCGGGGGGGGPGGSGGYGAFAGASASASASAKSHSYGK; encoded by the exons ATGGGAAGAGTGATGATCAAAAGAACTGTGCTTGCTATAGCCCTTGTGGTGAATAGCGTATTTG tgGACGCAGGTCCTTATGGCTCTTACGGTGGAGGTGGAGCAGCAGCGAGTGCAAGCGCCAGCTCGGCAGCATCGGCAAGCAGCTttggcggcggcggcggaggATATGGTGGAGGAGGTGGATGTAATGGAGGAAGCGGTTGTGGAGATGGTGGAGGAGGAAGTGGTGGCGGTGGAAATCCATTCCTCGGTGGAGGAGCTGGACTCTCTATGGGATTGAAAAAGGATATAAGCTTCGGAGTAGGTGGAAAAGGTGGTTTACTTGGAACTGGTTTATTCAATGGTGGAGCTGGTGGTGGTGGCTTCCTTGGAGGCGGTGGACTTCTTGGTACAGGCTTACTTAAAGGTGGGGGAGCTGGATCCAATGGCGGATGCGGTGGACCTGGTAGTGGATGTGGTGGTGGAGGTGGTGGTGCTGGTGGCGGTGCTGGTGGCGGTGCCGGTGGTGCTGGAGGAGCAGGATTTGGTGGTGCAGGAGGTCATGGAGGCCTAGGTGGTGGTGCCGGAGGTGGATACGGAGGAGGAGCTGGTGGTGCTGGAGGTGGATATGGAGGAG GTGCAGGAGGTGCCGGTGGAGCTGGTGGATTTGGTGGACATGGAGGCTTCGGAGGTGGAGCAGGTGGTGCAGGTGCTGGTGGAGCTGGAGGCGGTGCTG GAGGTGCTGGTGGTGGTGCCGGAGGTAGTCACGGAGGTGGCCATGGAGGTTACGGTGGAGGAGCCGGTGGTGCAGGAGGAGGTCACGGAGGTTATGGTGGAGGCGCTGGTGGAGCAGGAGGTGCTGGAGCTGGTGGTGCAGGAGGAGCTGGTGGAGCTGGAGCTGGTGGAGCAGGAGGTGCTGGCTCAGCGGGAGGTTATGGTGGTCATGGAGGAGGCGCTGGTGGAGCAGGAGGCACCGGAGCTGGTGGTGCAGGTGGTGGTGCAGGAGGAGCTGGTGGTGCTGGAGCTGGTGGTGCAGGTGGCGCTGGAGGTGCTGGAGGTGGTCACGGAGGTTATGGAGGAGGCGCTGGTGGAGCCGGAGGCTCAGGTGCTGGTGGCGCTGGAGGTGGTGCAGGAGGTGCCGGGGCTGGTGGATATGGAGGAGGTGCTGGAGGTTATGGAGGAGGTTACGGAGGTGGCGCTGGAGGTGGAGCCGGTGGTGGTGCTGGTGGTGGTGCAGGCGGAGGTAAAGGTGGTAACAATAATCCAGACAACTTATTCTTAACTAAACCAGGTAGCATTGCCCAACTTTATACTCCTCCGTCGACTGGAAATTGCAACAAGCCAGGTGGTTGTGGTGCTGGGCCCTCTTCAGGTTCAGGTAGTCCCTTTGGAAATGGACTAGCTAGTGCTAATGCTGATGCATCTGCATCTGCCCATGCTAATGCCATATCTGGAGCCGGTTTTCCAAGTGGAAGACCTGGTGGTGGAAAGCATGGAGGCGGTGGTTTTCCAAGTGGAGGACCACATGGCGGTGGATTCCCGAGCGGTGGACCACATGGTGGAGGTTTTCCAAGTGGTGGTCCATCACCTGGTTGCGGCGGAGGAGGTTGTGGCGGAGGAAACGGTGGTTCTGGATGCCGAGGTGGATCATGCGGTGGTGGAGGTGGTGGCTCGTCACCGTGCTCAACTGGAAATTGTGGTGGCGCCCCTGGTGGAGGTTCCCCTCATGGTGGTGGTGGATCTCCTGGAGGTGGTGGTAACGGTGGACCAATTTGGGGAAGTAGACCGAATGGTGGAGGTGGTGGCGGAGGAGGTGCTCCGGGTGGTGGAGGATTTGGTGGATCTGGAGCCGGTGCATTCAGTAGCGCAAATGCTCAGAGCTCGAGCTTTGCTGGAAGTGGCGGATTTGGGGGAGGAAGCCCTGGTGGTGGTGGTTATGGAGGAGGCCCAGGAGGTGGATACGGAGGTGGCGGAAACAATGGTCGTGGAGGAGGCGGTGGTGGATGTGGAGGAGGTGGTGGTGGATGCGGAGGAGGAGGAGGTGGTAACGGCGGTGGTGGCCACAATGGCGGTGGAGGCTGCAGTACTGGAACCTGTGGAGGAGGCGGTGGCGGTGGAGGTCCCGGTGGATCAGGTGGTTATGGAGCATTTGCTGGGGCTTCTGCTTCTGCATCGGCTTCTGCTAAAAGTCATAGTTAtggaaaataa
- the LOC129944646 gene encoding uncharacterized protein LOC129944646 isoform X2 translates to MGRVMIKRTVLAIALVVNSVFVDAGPYGSYGGGGAAASASASSAASASSFGGGGGGYGGGGGCNGGSGCGDGGGGSGGGGNPFLGGGAGLSMGLKKDISFGVGGKGGLLGTGLFNGGAGGGGFLGGGGLLGTGLLKGGGAGSNGGCGGPGSGCGGGGGGAGGGAGGGAGGAGGAGFGGAGGHGGLGGGAGGGYGGGAGGAGGGYGGGAGGAGGGGGAGGGGGGGGAGGAGGAGGFGGHGGFGGGAGGAGAGGAGGGAGGAGGGAGGSHGGGHGGYGGGAGGAGGGHGGYGGGAGGAGGAGAGGAGGAGGAGAGGAGGAGSAGGYGGHGGGAGGAGGTGAGGAGGGAGGAGGAGAGGAGGAGGAGGGHGGYGGGAGGAGGSGAGGAGGGAGGAGAGGYGGGAGGYGGGYGGGAGGGAGGGAGGGAGGGKGGNNNPDNLFLTKPGSIAQLYTPPSTGNCNKPGGCGAGPSSGSGSPFGNGLASANADASASAHANAISGAGFPSGRPGGGKHGGGGFPSGGPHGGGFPSGGPHGGGFPSGGPSPGCGGGGCGGGNGGSGCRGGSCGGGGGGSSPCSTGNCGGAPGGGSPHGGGGSPGGGGNGGPIWGSRPNGGGGGGGGAPGGGGFGGSGAGAFSSANAQSSSFAGSGGFGGGSPGGGGYGGGPGGGYGGGGNNGRGGGGGGCGGGGGGCGGGGGGNGGGGHNGGGGCSTGTCGGGGGGGGPGGSGGYGAFAGASASASASAKSHSYGK, encoded by the exons ATGGGAAGAGTGATGATCAAAAGAACTGTGCTTGCTATAGCCCTTGTGGTGAATAGCGTATTTG tgGACGCAGGTCCTTATGGCTCTTACGGTGGAGGTGGAGCAGCAGCGAGTGCAAGCGCCAGCTCGGCAGCATCGGCAAGCAGCTttggcggcggcggcggaggATATGGTGGAGGAGGTGGATGTAATGGAGGAAGCGGTTGTGGAGATGGTGGAGGAGGAAGTGGTGGCGGTGGAAATCCATTCCTCGGTGGAGGAGCTGGACTCTCTATGGGATTGAAAAAGGATATAAGCTTCGGAGTAGGTGGAAAAGGTGGTTTACTTGGAACTGGTTTATTCAATGGTGGAGCTGGTGGTGGTGGCTTCCTTGGAGGCGGTGGACTTCTTGGTACAGGCTTACTTAAAGGTGGGGGAGCTGGATCCAATGGCGGATGCGGTGGACCTGGTAGTGGATGTGGTGGTGGAGGTGGTGGTGCTGGTGGCGGTGCTGGTGGCGGTGCCGGTGGTGCTGGAGGAGCAGGATTTGGTGGTGCAGGAGGTCATGGAGGCCTAGGTGGTGGTGCCGGAGGTGGATACGGAGGAGGAGCTGGTGGTGCTGGAGGTGGATATGGAGGAGGTGCTGGAGGTGCAGGTGGTGGTGGAGGAGCAGGTGGTGGCGGAGGCGGTGGAGGTGCAGGAGGTGCCGGTGGAGCTGGTGGATTTGGTGGACATGGAGGCTTCGGAGGTGGAGCAGGTGGTGCAGGTGCTGGTGGAGCTGGAGGCGGTGCTG GAGGTGCTGGTGGTGGTGCCGGAGGTAGTCACGGAGGTGGCCATGGAGGTTACGGTGGAGGAGCCGGTGGTGCAGGAGGAGGTCACGGAGGTTATGGTGGAGGCGCTGGTGGAGCAGGAGGTGCTGGAGCTGGTGGTGCAGGAGGAGCTGGTGGAGCTGGAGCTGGTGGAGCAGGAGGTGCTGGCTCAGCGGGAGGTTATGGTGGTCATGGAGGAGGCGCTGGTGGAGCAGGAGGCACCGGAGCTGGTGGTGCAGGTGGTGGTGCAGGAGGAGCTGGTGGTGCTGGAGCTGGTGGTGCAGGTGGCGCTGGAGGTGCTGGAGGTGGTCACGGAGGTTATGGAGGAGGCGCTGGTGGAGCCGGAGGCTCAGGTGCTGGTGGCGCTGGAGGTGGTGCAGGAGGTGCCGGGGCTGGTGGATATGGAGGAGGTGCTGGAGGTTATGGAGGAGGTTACGGAGGTGGCGCTGGAGGTGGAGCCGGTGGTGGTGCTGGTGGTGGTGCAGGCGGAGGTAAAGGTGGTAACAATAATCCAGACAACTTATTCTTAACTAAACCAGGTAGCATTGCCCAACTTTATACTCCTCCGTCGACTGGAAATTGCAACAAGCCAGGTGGTTGTGGTGCTGGGCCCTCTTCAGGTTCAGGTAGTCCCTTTGGAAATGGACTAGCTAGTGCTAATGCTGATGCATCTGCATCTGCCCATGCTAATGCCATATCTGGAGCCGGTTTTCCAAGTGGAAGACCTGGTGGTGGAAAGCATGGAGGCGGTGGTTTTCCAAGTGGAGGACCACATGGCGGTGGATTCCCGAGCGGTGGACCACATGGTGGAGGTTTTCCAAGTGGTGGTCCATCACCTGGTTGCGGCGGAGGAGGTTGTGGCGGAGGAAACGGTGGTTCTGGATGCCGAGGTGGATCATGCGGTGGTGGAGGTGGTGGCTCGTCACCGTGCTCAACTGGAAATTGTGGTGGCGCCCCTGGTGGAGGTTCCCCTCATGGTGGTGGTGGATCTCCTGGAGGTGGTGGTAACGGTGGACCAATTTGGGGAAGTAGACCGAATGGTGGAGGTGGTGGCGGAGGAGGTGCTCCGGGTGGTGGAGGATTTGGTGGATCTGGAGCCGGTGCATTCAGTAGCGCAAATGCTCAGAGCTCGAGCTTTGCTGGAAGTGGCGGATTTGGGGGAGGAAGCCCTGGTGGTGGTGGTTATGGAGGAGGCCCAGGAGGTGGATACGGAGGTGGCGGAAACAATGGTCGTGGAGGAGGCGGTGGTGGATGTGGAGGAGGTGGTGGTGGATGCGGAGGAGGAGGAGGTGGTAACGGCGGTGGTGGCCACAATGGCGGTGGAGGCTGCAGTACTGGAACCTGTGGAGGAGGCGGTGGCGGTGGAGGTCCCGGTGGATCAGGTGGTTATGGAGCATTTGCTGGGGCTTCTGCTTCTGCATCGGCTTCTGCTAAAAGTCATAGTTAtggaaaataa